Genomic DNA from Mixophyes fleayi isolate aMixFle1 chromosome 7, aMixFle1.hap1, whole genome shotgun sequence:
ctaaATCATAATAATTTGGACattcaaaacaaatgtataacTTCATTGaatgaatataaaatgaaataaaaataaccgTATTCTGCTCTATCCTTCAAATTAAGTAACGACTTCAGTGGTGGATTCTCGACCCTGGAGACTCCTCTTCAGTTTTGGATTTCCAAAGATTAAAACAAAAGCTTGTAATGATGGATATAGCATGAAAAGCAGATAGAAGATCAAATCTACTACAGGTTTCAGATAAAATGACATTACAGATGCGTAAATAATGATAATTAGGAAGCTTAAGTCCAACATCACACGCAGAGTCATTGTCACAGCTGCCCGAACCAGAGCCTGGATCTGAGGAGATGAGTTGACCTGTGATACATTCTGCCTGATCTTCCAGATGTGTTGTATTAGAGACCTCACACTGAGTCCAATACAGATGAAAGTCAATGTAAAAAGGTACGGTGTAACTGAACAACAGATTGAATACACCATAGTAGGCATTCATTATTATGTTAATACttgatgtaacagtaatatttgtattttgaataAATGTCACGTTTGCTGTATAGAACAAGTGCAAATTAGCACAAACTGTACATATTGCTGATCCTATGAGTAGTTTGTTAACAAAAGAAGAGAACCACATTTTCACCCAAAGGAAGATCCGGTGGGAAACATTGACGAGTTTCACGCAGTAGCAGATGGAGAGCCAGGTGGTGTTCCAAAAACTCATACTGAATGCGACATTCAGCCCATAAAGAGCAAATAATAGATAGGTGCCAATATCTCTCTGTGTCTGAGAAAAAGCCAAGTAATAGTTAATCAACATTGAGCACTGCAGGAGAACACTAGTGAGAGCCATAGTGAACATGATTTTATCACTGACACCAGGACTAGTGGTCTTTCTCCAGAGTCTGATGTACACAGTGAGGATAGAAGAGTTTATGATGAGCCCATGTGCCCCCATGATAGCTATAATGATGGTTATCACAATCTGCTCAGCCAGCTGCATTCTGTAAAACTGGATGACTTGTCTTGTTTCCTTTGGTAATAATAACAGCAGATCTGAACAAGTGTCAGTGGTGTAATGATTTCATACTGAGCAGAGTGAGGAAGGAACATGCAAATATGTTCTCTGTGTGTTTTGATTAATGTCCTCAGTGAAACTTGAAACAGAGAGGACCATGACTACATATAGATACAGTGAGGACATTTCAAGGAACATGGTAACAACTGATAATATAAGTTTATCGTAACAAAAAGGAAACTACTTTTATATAAGGTGCTCCTGATGCagtattaaaaagaaagaacgaaTATATGGGATCAACTGTAAATGTTACTCGCTGTATAATATAAGCAGCCCAGACAAAAATGATCATAGTAAAAATGAACCTTTGTAAGatacataaaacatataacataaaatatgttatatattaaaaagtaaaatattagaaCCACTTAAAAACAAATAAGCTGGCGAGCGAAGAACTTAGTAATTGTATTAGCTAATTGctgatttaataaatattcagAATACCTTAATGAAACTGATCCTCAGGTGCTGTTTAAAGGATCTGTTTGAAATCAAATGAGCCCTTATCACTTATAGAAAtaagtgttttattaaaatattcaatAAGAATTATTTTGTCGATATTGATTGACTGAGGTTATGTTAGAATAGATAAAAGCTTATCCAGTTTGCTGGTCAATATCAACAAAGGGATCTGTAATGTTTGTTAAATTATGACAACTGCTTCTAAATATCCATTTTAGTTCCACTTGAGACTTATTAAAAGACTGTCTTCCTGCTGAGGATGCACCCCATGAGGAGACCCTTCAGGAGGAGACACCCCAAGAGGAGGCATGCCGGTAGAAGACGTTTTCCCCATGCCCCCAAGAATCCCTCTAACCACCACCAGATGAGGTGTGAGAGGAAAACCTGGTCATTATGGAGGAGCCCCTGGAGGAGGACAGCATAGAGGAGCAGGAGAGGGCAGGAGCCTCCTAGGTCTCATAAAGCCTTTCTTTACTAAATGTGTCTTTTCCTAACCTAGGCAAAGATTGCTATTCTATAGGTGTCTGACttcatgggcctaataagtgtttgttgcaaTGTAACCCCCCAATATATCTACATGTGCCTCCAAATGCAGTCCTCTGCTAGTACTGTGTTCACACAAAACTGAATGTTTTTGAGAATTTAACTTAACATAGCACTTCTTAAATCTGCAGAGTCAGAGAAATGTAGGCACAAACAGCACCCATATGCTCAATCTTAAATGCTTCTCATATAGAAATATGTTGTGATGTTAAAATGAagtcttttaattattttttttcccaggtGCAGAGAAGATCCTACCACTGAATGTGATTCtggaaaacatagaaaaaaacaaagatcTATAGTGAACTATGTTAATATGATTCGAAAAAATTATTTATCATTTGTTGTGTTATTTTgaaatttgtttatatttattaaagaaagcTCAATATTTAAAGAGAGaactttgtgtgtttgttttagtaTTTTCGAAACAAATGTGCACTACTTTGATTAAGGTAGTTTAAATTCTAAATGTGTTTTGCATATCATGGAATAGTACCGGTTGGTTTGGTATTGCCTATAAAGGATTAATGTTCAGTAATTGTTATGAATAATGAATGTTTAGATGTAATAAGGTGAATGAGGGTGATAAAGGGATAGTACAGCTGTGTGCTCCTCTGCCTATCAGGAGTAATACAGTAGTATGTAGTACAATAAGGTGTCTTTGCTCGTAAATCATATAGAGGAGCAAATGCAAACGCAGTGATATACGTATTAcattttaagtcctgtaaatgttttaatatagtattcatcaaggaatgtattgCCTGTATGCAATTGATCTTGAACATGGACGTGCGTATGCACAttgagggcctgaatcattaacaAGCGCAAATGCCAATACGTGACGTATTTGGCGCAAAATGCTCTCCACATGACCAAAGCCGGcgtatacgccagtgaacgcagcaatgtGCAAtacatcttcgagcacaaaggactcaAACTACAGTTTATGAGTTTCTCAGGCAGAGTAGGGATGGGAAGTAGTGTGTGCacgttgtcaatgtacagtacagaCGTTCCCCGACAGATACCAGCTATTCAAGCTTCAGCGCAGGAAGAAGTGCGCTGTTTTCGGTTGTAAAGTTTGCACCTGATGAAGCTCAAGTGTAACTCATGGATtttagtgatgaccaaacacagcatttGCCTCCTCCTCACCTAATGGGAGTATTATCTATACACCTGCACGCACTCATCTTGTTATACAACACTAAGTAAGACCGACAGAGGGAGAAGTTTAAATTACTGTCGcttacatacatatagatatacgTTTAATATGTTATTGAGCCTAAAGGTCACACAATAATCACAGACTGCTACACAGACATAATTAAAATTGTACACTTAAAACAGGTTGCAACGTAAGCTTTGaaatatttaaattgctatatttagAAAAGGTTTTGACTTTGGTATTGCATtgcctaaaaaagaaaaaaaaagttttctcacTGTTTCCCTTCAACTAGGAGACACGGCATTGACCTTCGCTGGGGTGGACAGGTGCTGCATGCTTACTCATGTTTCATGACAATTACATCATATTAAACCTTTCACTGCATTTCGTTATCAACCTGCACTATTCCATGGTAACAAAAACCCCTTTATTACACCCTTTACtaacaaatatgttttattattacacatttgcttagaaaaaaaactttttttcaaacAACAAACTATTTTATCAACAAATACCAAATATAATAACTTAACtacaaaagtgtatatatatttttaattaatgttaataatttaattgttatttattttttatttttttttatattttatattagaacATAGAGGGGGGTATTTCTTCTTCacttgcaaaaaaatataaaaacaattaaaagacTACATTTTAACAGCAAAATATTATTACGTGTTAGAAACATGTCTTTTCTCTATGGGTGTAAGTTGGTCCCACATGTTTCTAGCTTTGCTGAGTTCTGTGGTGCTACATTAATAGAAATCCTCTACAATATTTATCTTAGTGGgaacacagtactagccagaggtCTGCATTTTGGAGGTACATGAAGATGTATTGGGGGGATGTTGCATTACTTAAGGGCAAACAGTTAATGGGTGTGGTAGGGTTTCCAGCTCCAATAACCCCGACACAGTAGACATCAACGAAAAATAGCCATGAGTACAatgcgggtattgtaaaaattgcgaCTTACCATGTTAGTGACATGTGGTATTTGCGGCACCTTCAATTCCCTACCAGTGTAAAAAGCGACCGTGCAAAACATGAACAATAAGAAATGACATAATTTCTAATCAACCTATTCCAAactgcggttttaaagcggcaaaaGCTGGACCCACagcatgtataatgtaatccaggctgtgggtccactagaaattacgtcatttcttCCGTCCATGTTTTGCAAAGTCGTTTTTTTCACTGGTTGGGAATTTACGGTGCCACAAATACCAGTTGTCACTAACATAGTAAGTCGCAATTTTTACATTACCGGCGTTGTACACATCGCTATTTTTTTGTCGGTGTCTACTGTGTCTGGGTTATTGAAGCCGTAAAAATGACCACCGCCGCATTTAATAGACCCATAAGTCATACCCCTGTATAAGAGAAATCATTGCCTAGGCCTATCCCAAAGTCCAAACGAAGATCCCAAAGTCCAAACGAGGTCACCTTGAAAAAGAATCTCCGTGatttgaaacgcgttggattaaCAGGGAAACGATTGCTGGGGCGACCAGAGGGTAACGGCAGCGGCTACAAGTCGTTTGGACTTTGGGATCTTCCCTGTCACATCATATATGCTGTATTGATTTTACCttgaggtacgctcctagaagcagactaactctgtggattttattagatatttgattgtcatttaaataaatggtattatgctatgattcTATTTCTGCGCACGTGTTTTATCGTTGGAGCATGCGGTGAAGTCAGCGGCCAGCACCCTCATCGAGTTTTGATTGATTTGCTGTATTTAAAGAAATCAGCCTGTAAGCACACAACCAAGGGGCCCCTTCACGGGGTTATCCTTTCTTTGACTATCTGGAACACACTTGGAAGAGGGTCTATCTGCTTATAAACTTTGGATACCCCATTTACTGCTCTAtgtccattttattttatgttacagctTTCTGTTTGACGCTGGCATTCCTGTATGTGTGACCCTTTCAGCGCTGTAAGTGATCATTTTGTTGTTGAATAAAAATGAATTGGAATCACATAGTGTATCTGCTCACTTTTCCAAAATGCATAATCATGACCCAACTGTACTGATATTTGTTGGAATTAGGAAACTGGAAAAACCATGGAGAGGAGGGGACTTTATAGCGACCATATCCAAGGAAGAAGCTAAATGGATTTTTAATCTTGAAACATTAACCACGAGGggcttaaatattgattttgatctAGGCACATTTTTATAGGGATCTACCATCACTCCCTCCTTTTATTGATTTTCAGCCTCTGTAGAATGTTTTTGATTCGGTTTTTACTTCAGtattataatgtttttatttatattaataaacatattttttattattatatatatatatatattgttatttttatttttattttattttattgtttccactttattttatttgtattatgtgtaATTTCTGCATAACCATTGAGTCCATTGGAAGGAGGTTTGAGGGTGTTCCCTCATTCACTACTATAATGTCTTCCTTTTGAGGTGTGCCTACCTCCACCAATAGGATTCAAAAAggatcctaccctccccttagattgtatgctccttcaagcagggcctcctctccaccaccttaactctgctctccagctcatTGTCTCTTCcgcgaggtcctcctgcccttctacccccctctctaccccgcttggggctctcccctctcatctagctgtacattgagcttcggagttactgtgctttttgttaactgtaccgtggtgtctcaccctgtatcgtgtttctgtctgtccctgtacggcgctacggatacctagtggcgctaataaataaaaaataataagaagaatCATAAGGGGATGCTCTAAGTAAATTTTTTGCCTATATAATCACCTCCGTTTTTCTTTGTGAATTAGACTGACATTTTTTTCACCACATACCCTGAGGAAGCCCATGTTACGTGTGGTGAAACCCTTTGGTTATATTTCATATTACCCAAGTCTTCTCCATTTACCGGAGAAGAGGAAAAtgtgcatatttttatatttttttttttcaccaaactGCATCAGTGTGCTGCTGCGTGTCTTAGCCGTCTAAACCGGAAGTTTGGCTTTTGACACGCAGACCTGCGTTCCACAACAGAGGATGTGATAGAGAACAAGAGCCATATTGTAAAAGGAAAATGACTGCACCAGGCGATCTGTTACTCTTCCTCCAATTATATAGATCCTTCTTTGACTTTCGTGATATAGAATATCTATAGaggaagggtgcacccgatcataatgttaggtttttttgttttttttttaaataagtttttattgaggtttttagcaacaaacacaggttatacatatgtattttcatAATGTTAGTTTTTAATCCAAgattcatgaaaaaaaaagaagaagaaggatCTTATGGGGCACTCATAATAGacagaaaacatatatatttgaatTATATTCATATGTTTTGAAATCTTGTTAATAAATCTTTATTAGTTCAATGAATAAAACAAGTGTCTAGTAGCAAAATATCTGAAAATTGCAATTGAATCACACACTGTAATGAGAGTAGGTTCTGTTAAAATAGACAATTAATTCTTGTCTAGCCGCGGCACTACTCTGAAATaattataactttttaatttgaTAAGTCTTATCATATGTCATGTATAAATGCATCAAACCATTTCTGCTATATCATCTAGTCCTCTCGTATAATTAGTCAAATATCACCTCAAATATGAGAAGAAATTctgtttaataattaaatattgctGGTCTTTGATAATAGACACCACTAGGGCGAGTATAATCCCTTTAATATCAACTATGGTCTAATAGTTCGGAGGGTGGAAATAAATCTGCTATATTATGTTAGTAAAGATAACTCCATTGTTAAGGTCCCCAGATAGTAATATCATTAAATATCTTAATCTTCTCACAGTAATGCAGCTAGGAATTATGCTATAACTTCTGTCTCCACCTGCTAGACCATTAATAGGGTGAGTCCTTTGACGAGGCAAAGTCATCTATGTGGTTTTGTCGTTTTCCCTAAATGTTTCCGACTAATATGAATTGTCATTTAGCTGATTTCACCACATAGCTGGAATAGAGGATAAAGTTGTAACTATAGCTATACTATAAGAAACGACTGCTGTACTATATTGAATAAATATCTCTGCATTCCTTCCCATAACACATATTATTTTCCATATGTAACCACTTATGTTTGCACTCCTGGCTCCTCACCTCTAGGTATTGCAGTGTAAGGTAAAGTATTAGGATCCAGCATTATTATCTGTCCCATTGCTGGTCTGGGATAGTCTCAGTTTCTTCTCCTGACTGGAAATGATGACCTTATCAGTGTCAGTATAGATACTAGCACTCTAATGTAGGTGAATAATAAGTTACAGTGGGTAATCACTAGGTGCTCAGGATCTATAGTTGTGTACATGGGAAGCTGTAGGAGAGGACAGTGACACAATGGTATTGAGGTGCTGTGGGGTGACTGTTCCTTAGATGACTGTGATAAGATGTATGTCCTAAAGATGCTCTCTAGCATTCTGCTGATTCTGAGATTTTCCAGAAAACCAGGAGATAGCAAATCATTATGCAGATTACATTTATTGCAGTATTATAAAGGATCAGGGAGAAGAGTGACAAGTTAATGACAATACTTCCAGTGACTCCATGTAAATAGGACACAAATGTTATTGTTTCAATGACAAAGATATACTCTATTAGAGTATGTGACACTTTATgtgtaaatgtgtttttgaatgttGATTATGCCTCTACTCTCACAGATGGAAGAATCGCTCACTATACTACACTTTGGGTTACAGTCTGACTACAAACCTTAGCTTAGACTCCTGGGATTGGCAGATAGACAGCAGGTGAGAGCCATTATTATTACGATCCTCAATGGATGATTACGATAATATATTACCTCTATATGTGGGTTTCTATTATCTACTTCTAAATCATAATAATTTGGACattctaaaacaaatatataacttcattgaatgaataaaaaatggaaagaaaaaaaaactgtctcCTTCAAATTATGTAACGACTTCAGTGGTGGATTCTCGACCCAGGAGACTTCTCTTCAGTTTTGGGTTTCCAAAGATTAATACAAATGCTTGTAATGATGGACAAAACACGAATATCACATAGAAGATCATATCTACTACAGGTTCCTGATAAAATGGCATTACAGACATGTAAATAATGATAATTAGAAAGCTTAAGTCCAACATCACACGCAGAGTCATTGTCACAGCTGCCCGAACCAGAGCCTGGATCCGAGGAGATGAGCTGACCTGTGATACATTCTGCCTGATCTTCAAGATGTGTTGTATTAGAGACGTCACACTGAGTCCAATACAGATGAGAGTCAGAGTAAAAGGTACGGTGTAACTGAACAACAGATTGAATACACCATAGTACACATTTATCGTCATTTTAATACTTGATATAACAGtcatatttgtattttgaatAAATGTCTCCTGTGTTGTATAGAACAAGTGCAAATTAACACAAACTGTACATATTGCTGATACTATGAGTAGTTTGTTAACGAAAGAAGAGAACCACATTTTCACCCACAGGAAGATCCAGTGGGAAACATTGACAAGTTTTACACAGTAGCAGATGGAGAGCCAGGTGGTGTTCCAAAAACTCATACTGAATGCAACATTAAGCCCATGAACAGCAAATAATACATAGGTGCCAATATCTCTCTGTGCCGGAAAAGAATACAAGTAATAGTCAAACAACATTGAGCACTGCAGGAGAATATTAGTGACTGCCATAGTGAACAGGATTTTATCACAGACACCAGGACTAGTGATCTTTCTCCAGAGTCTGATGTACACAGTGAGGATAGATGAGTTTATGATGAGCCCATGTCCCCCAATGATAACTATAATGATGGTTATCACAATCTGCTCAGCCAGCTGCATTCTGTAAAACTGGACGACTTGTCTTGTTACCTTTGGTAATAATAACAGCAGATCTGAACAAGTGTCAGTGGTGTAATGATTTTATTTTGAGCAGAGTGAGGAAGGTAAATGCAAATATGTTCTCTGTGTGTTTTGATTAATGACCTCAGTGAAACTTGAAGAGATGGGAGAAGAGGACACTACttgtaaatattacatttttgtatttggatgtaacagataaaatttataatgaaattacataaataattCATCCATTCAGTGAACTGATGAAAGGTAACAGAGAGTACCAAGACTATGTATAGATACATTGTGGACATTTCAAGGAACATGGTAACAATTACATTTGCACATTTCTTATGGATAATTTGATAATCTTATGTTATCGTAACAAAAAGGGAACTACTTTTTATAACGAGATACTCCTGAGGCAGTATTACCAAAAGATTGAATATATGGGATCAACTGTAAATGTTACTCAGTGTATAATATAAGCAGCCCagacaaaaataaacataataaaaatacaccTTTGTCAGATacctttaaaatatgttttaaattaaaaataaaaatattagaacCACTTAAAACCAAATAAGATAGCGAGCGAAGGACTTATTAATTATATCAGCTAATTTCTGATTTAATATCTCTAAATGCTGATTTAATAATTATTGAGAATACCTTAATGAAACTGATCCTAAGGTGCTGTTTAATGGATTTGTTTGAAATCAAATGAGCCCTAATCATAAAAaagaattgttttattacaatattaagaaataataatttattcattATAGATTGACTGAGGTTAAGTAAGAACAGACAAAAGCTTATCCAGTTTGACTGTCAATGTCGACAAAGTGATCTGTAACAATTGTTAAATTGTGACAATTGCTTCTAAATATCCATTTTAGTTTCACTTGAAATGAATGAAAAGGCTGCGTTCCTGCTGAGGATGCCCCCAAAGAGGAGACATCCCAATAGGACGCACAACAGTAGGAGACCCTTTCCCCATGCCCATAAGAATCCCTTTCCCCACCACCAGATGAAGAGTTGGAGGGGAACCTCGTCATTATGGAGGAGCCTCTTGAGGAAGACACCATAGAGGTGCAGGAGAGGGCAGGTACATACCAGGCCCTGCAGAAGAATGTAAGTGTATTGATTTTGCAATCTACATTCATGGCCAAACATTTTGAgattgacacaagtattggttttcacaaacttcactgcttcagtgttttcagacctttttgtcagatgttgctatgttatactgaagtaagattacaagcatttcataagtgtcaaaggattttattgacaattacattaagtttatggaaagagtcaatatttgcagtgttgaccctcctttttgaagacctctgcaattcgctctggcatgctgtcaatcaacttctgggccacatactgactgatggtcacccatttttgcctaataaatgcttggagtttgtcagaattgtggggttttgtttgtccacccgcctcttgaggattcaccacaagttctcaatgggattaaggtctggggagtttcctggccattcacccagaatttcaatgttttgatccccaatcCACAATGTTGCttcatggcaaggtgctccaaaatgctggaaaaggcattgttcatctccaaactgttcttggatggttgagagaagttgctcttggaggatgtttttgtacaattctttattcatggctgtgttcttaggcaaaattgtgagtgagcccattcccttggctgagaattAATCCCACACATGGTCTCAGGAGGCTTttatgttggcatgacacaggactgatggtagtgctcacctttccttctccggacaagcgttttttcagTTGCACCAAACATTCTGAAACccgattcatcagagaaaatgactttaccccagtactccacagtccaatccctgtaccttttgcagaatatcagtctgttgctgatgtttttcctggagagaagtggcttttttgctggcctccttgacaccaggccatgctccaaaagtcttcaactcactgtgtgtgcagatgcactcacacctgcctgttgccattcctgagcaagctctgcactggtggtgcccgatcccgcagctgaatcaactttattaGACAGTGCTGGCGCTTGCTGAACACTCTTGAGtgccttgaagccttcttcacaactgttgaatctctcttcttgaagttcttgatgatccgataaatgattgatttaggtgcaatttaactaccagcaatatccttgcctgtaaagccctttttgtgcaaagcaatgatgactgcacatgttttcttgcaggtaaccatggttaacagaggaagaacaatgatttcaagcaccaccctcctttttaagcttccagtctgttattctaactcaatcagcaggacagagtgatctTCTGCCTTGTCCTCTTcaacacactcacctgtgttaacgagagaatcactgacctgatgtcagctggttcttttgtgtcagggctgaaatgcagtggaaatgttgttttggggataaagttcattgtcatggcaaagagggactttaaaattaattgcatttcatttgatcactctttatgacattctggagcatatgaaaattgccatcataaaaactggggcagcagactttgtgaaaaataatatttgtgtcattctcaaaatttttggtcatgactgtagtaatatattattcattttgtaTTGCAGCATAAAACTGTAGGTCTCGTAAAGCCTTTCTTTACTAAATGTTTCTTTTCCTAACCTAGGCAAAGATTGCTATTCTATAGGTGTCTGACttcatgggcctaataagtgtttgttgcaaAGTAACCCCCCCAATATATctacatgtgcctccaaaatgcagtcctctgcTAGTACTGTGTGCACACCAAAATGAATGTCTTTGAGAACTTATATTAATGTAGCACCTCTTAAATCTGCAGAGCCCGAAAATGTGGGAACAAACAACACCCATATGCTCTATATGTAATGTGTCTCACATGTAAAAATGTTTTGATATTAAAATGAagtcttttaattattttttctccCAGGTGCAGAAGAGATCCTACCACTGGTCGTGATTCTggaaaacatggaaaaaaaataaaatctatagtgAACTATGTCAATATGATTAAAgacaattatttaaaatttgtTAAGTGTTATTTtgaattttgattattttttactaaagaaagct
This window encodes:
- the LOC142098196 gene encoding taste receptor type 2 member 119-like, producing the protein MQLAEQIVITIIIAIMGAHGLIINSSILTVYIRLWRKTTSPGVSDKIMFTMALTSVLLQCSMLINYYLAFSQTQRDIGTYLLFALYGLNVAFSMSFWNTTWLSICYCVKLVNVSHRIFLWVKMWFSSFVNKLLIGSAIFTPYLFTLTFICIGLSVRSLIQHIWKIRQNVSQVNSSPQIQALVRAAVTMTLRVMLDLSFLIIIIYASVMSFYLKPVVDLIFYLLFMLYPSLQAFVLIFGNPKLKRSLQGRESTTEVVT